Proteins encoded together in one Asterias rubens chromosome 4, eAstRub1.3, whole genome shotgun sequence window:
- the LOC117289178 gene encoding NADH dehydrogenase [ubiquinone] 1 beta subcomplex subunit 9-like, protein RSPTEGVLLPGGRISDSIVKPPGRRSNPALFFLPKTRGINPKVICYTNMASSLTHAQRVLRLYKKSARNLQSWITHRSTFRYEVTLLRARFDEHKNETDMKKAVRLLQQGEEELWQKQHPQPYIFIDSPGGTRYERNIPAPEWVLNYWHPSEKARYPTYFARREKRVLAEQTRWEELVEEEKQLLGQGANQNKPQAS, encoded by the exons cgatcaccaacagagggcgttctTCTGCCCGGCGGTCGAATATCTGACTCGATAGTCAAGCCGCCCGGCCGACGAAGTAATCCAGCTCTATTTTTCTTGCCTAAAACACGGGGAATTAACCCCAAAGTTATTTGCTATACAAACATGGCAAGTTCTCTGACGCACGCACAAAGAGTTCTCCGACTTTATAAGAAGTCAGCAAGAAATTTGCAATCTTGGATTACACACAG GTCAACCTTTCGTTATGAGGTCACACTACTGAGGGCGAGGTTTGATGAGCACAAGAATGAGACAGATATGAAGAAAGCAGTCCGACTTCTTCAACAGGGAGAGGAAGAACTATGGCAAAAACAGCATCCACAGCCGTACATAT TCATTGATTCTCCTGGTGGAACACGCTATGAACGCAATATCCCTGCGCCAGAATGG GTTCTGAACTACTGGCATCCGTCAGAAAAAGCTCGCTACCCGACCTACTTCGCAAGGCGAGAAAAGCGAGTTTTGGCCGAGCAAACCAGATGGGAAGAGCTGGTGGAAGAAGAGAAGCAACTTCTAGGACAGGGAGCTAACCAAAACAAACCCCAAGCctcgtga